A window of Glycine soja cultivar W05 chromosome 2, ASM419377v2, whole genome shotgun sequence genomic DNA:
GTCCACTTGGCTAACCATATAAAAGTATCAATAAGAATTGTAATGTGGGGTTTCATTTTGTTGTGGCAGTTGATTGTGCTTGACGAGAGTTACACGCCAAGCAAAGTTTCCATCCGTGCCGGTGATGGTTTTCACAACTTGaaggtaaatttttatttcattggtTTGGGTTTGATTGGGATGATTATGCTTAATTATTTGGTGTTGACTTTGGGAACAATTTTTGGAGATTAAGACCGTGGAACTCGTGAAGCCAACTGGGTGGGTTTATCTATCCTTGTCTGGAGCTGATCCTAGGTAAGTACAGTGTTCTTTCTGTATCCAGTTTttgttggtttaagtttgtatccagtttttgttgtttggaggcctggatttttgttttcaacaaaattttGTGTGCATGTTTTGGTAGATTTCTAGCATAGAGTGAAAATGAATTAGTatacttttcttcatttttttctataaaaatttaGTGATGTTCATATTAATTGAATGATTTGCTTTCATTGGATACAAAGGGGATGCCATATCCTGAGACGTGAAAACATAAGCAACAAAATAACAACCCAACAAAGAAAACTACAAAACCCAACCATACACCCCACACTAGGTAAAGGCCAAAGACATAGATGAGGACCATTGCTGAAAAGGAACAACAAAGTCCTTTTCCCACCCCCTCAACCAAGACCAGGTGAGAAAGATTGCATTATCCACCAGCTTAGAGATGACAAAcggttgatttttaaaaatgatgtcATTTCTAAGGTTCCAAATAGATATTGTAGCTGCTATCCACCAAATCTTCCACTTTCTATTAGAATCCCTCGAACCAGCCAAGGAGAAGTGCTGAGAGAACTTGTCCCCAGGCCTACAATGCATAACTCTGTCTTCCTTGACCCAAGAGTTAAACTCCCACCACATTGGCATAAATTTTTTGCAAGTGAAAAAGAGATGAGAGGCAGATTTAACTTGGCTTTGGCAGAAGGTGCAAAGATCATTTTCAATTACAACTTGCCTTCTAATTAAGTTTTCCTTAGTCGGTAACCTATCCCAAAGTAGTCTCCAAGCAAAGGATAGGGCTCTAGGAGGTACTTTGATTTCCCACAGCTGACTGAAGCCACGATTTAGGTGGCCAATTGGCTGATCACCTTTAATACAAAGATAGGCAGTGCTAGTAGTAAAGATTCCCTTTGGGTCAGCTCCCCACACCCAATAATCCTTCAAAGCTGCATTAGGGCTTAGTGTTGTAGCCTGTTCAATAAAGGCTGAAGCTCTCCCCAACTCATTGTCGAAAAGATTTCTTCTCCGTGAGAATTCCCACTCCCAACCAGCTTCTCCAAAGGACCCCATGCTTTCCACTGTCTGAAATTTTTGAGAGGATATTTGATACAATTCTGGGTATTTATCTTTAAGAGTTATTCCATCACCTACCCAAGAATCTTCCCCAAATAGTATTTGATCACCACTACCCAATTTCCAAAGAAACTGCTTTAAGACATCACCCATGCTGCTGTGATGAATTATAGACCTCAAATCAGACCACCAAAAGGAATGGGTCTGCTTAGGAAGGCCCTCTTCCAATCCTCTCCACCCCTTGTACTTTGAAGTGAGAATTCTACTCCATTTATTTTATGAGCAAAATAGgatatgtatattaaaataacaGTACCAGGGGTACTATAATTACAAAAGAGTTATAGAAATCGTAGTGGATCCACCTGTCAAGATACTCAGATTAGTGTGTATCATTTTGGAATTCTGACCAGCCACcatatttagaatttaaaattcttaccCAAAGCTGTTGCTGAGCAGATGCAAAAGCCCATATCCATCTACCCATCAAAGCTACATTGAATTTCGAAATATCCTTTATCCCCAGACCCCCATCATTCTTGGGCAGGCAAATATCAGCCCATTTCACCCAAGGAATTTTCTTATGATCATTGTCTCCACCCCACAGAAAATTCCTTTGTTAGGATATCAATCTTTGGACTAACCTTTGAGGTATCTTGAAAAAGGAGAGAAGATAAATTGGAAGAGCATTCAGGACAAAATTTATAAGGGTGATCTTCCCATCCATGGATATATCTTTCTGGGCCCATTTGGATAATTTAGATTTGAATTTATTGATGAGAGGCTCCCACACCAGCTGGCTTGAAGGATTAGCACCAATAGGAATGCCTAGATAATGAAAAGGATAATCCATTTGTCTACAATTCAGGGTATGAGCTGCTTCCAAAGCCCAATTAACTCCACCTCCTATGATCCCAAactgacttttagaaaaattaatcttTAGGCCAGAAGCCAGTTCAAAGCCTCTAAGTAAAGCCTTTAAAGCATAGACATTCTCCCAAGCAGCCTCACCCACAAAAATAGTATCATCAGCATACTGCAATATATTGATAggttcctttttctttccaacTAAGAAGCTTCTATAGAGATTTTTCTGGACTGCTTCCCTCATCATACCAGTGATTCCTTCACCTACTATGTTGAAAAGCAAATGGGCTAAAGGATCTCCTTGTCTCAAGCCTCTTGAAGGGATGAATTCCTTAGAGGGGCTGCCATTAATCAAAACTGATATGGTTGCTGATTGGAGGCAAGCTGATAtccattttctctattt
This region includes:
- the LOC114375302 gene encoding uncharacterized protein LOC114375302, which codes for MGDVLKQFLWKLGSGDQILFGEDSWVGDGITLKDKYPELYQISSQKFQTVESMGSFGEAGWEWEFSRRRNLFDNELGRASAFIEQATTLSPNAALKDYWVWGADPKGIFTTSTAYLCIKGDQPIGHLNRGFSQLWEIKVPPRALSFAWRLLWDRLPTKENLIRRQVVIENDLCTFCQSQVKSASHLFFTCKKFMPMWWEFNSWVKEDRVMHCRPGDKFSQHFSLAGSRDSNRKWKIWWIAATISIWNLRNDIIFKNQPFVISKLVDNAIFLTWSWLRGWEKDFVVPFQQWSSSMSLAFT